The following are from one region of the Ochotona princeps isolate mOchPri1 chromosome 15, mOchPri1.hap1, whole genome shotgun sequence genome:
- the LOC101517471 gene encoding keratin, type II cytoskeletal 71, protein MSRQFTCKPGSATKGGFSGCSAVLSGGSSSSYRAGGKGLSGGFGSRSLYSLGGARSISLNMASGKNSTYGYSRNRPSGFAGSMFGSVALAPICPTVCPPGGIHQVTVNESLLAPLNVELDPEIQKVRSQEREQIKALNNKFASFIDKVRFLEQQNQVLETKWELLQQLDLNNCRNNLEPIFEGYISNLRKQLETLSGDRVRLDSELRSVRDVVEDYKKRYEEEINRRTAAENEFVLLKKDVDAAYANKVELQAKVDSMDQDIKFFRCLYEGEIAQIQSHISDMSVILSMDNNRNLDLDSIIDEIRSQYEDIALKSKAEAEALYQTKFQELQLAAGRHGDDLKHTKNEISELTRVIQRLRSDIENAKKQASNLETAIADAEQRGDSALKDARAKLDELESALHQAKEELARMMRDYQELMSVKLALDMEIATYRKLLEGEECRMSGEYPSAVSISIISSTSGSSGYGFRPNTVSAGYVANSGSCISGVCSVRGGEARSRASGSDYKDTLGKGSSLSTSSKKASR, encoded by the exons ATGAGCCGCCAGTTCACCTGCAAGCCCGGATCTGCCACCAAGGGGGGCTTCAGCGGCTGCTCGGCTGTGCTCTCCGGGGGAAGCTCGTCTTCCTACCGGGCAGGGGGCAAGGGGCTCAGCGGGGGCTTTGGTAGTCGGAGCCTCTACAGCCTGGGGGGTGCTCGGAGCATCTCACTCAACATGGCTAGTGGAAAGAACTCAACTTATGGATATTCCCGGAACCGGCCCAGCGGCTTTGCAGGCAGCATGTTCGGCAGCGtggccctggcacccatatgtccAACAGTGTGCCCACCAGGAGGTATCCACCAGGTCACCGTGAATGAGAGCCTCCTGGCCCCCCTCAACGTGGAGCTGGACCCTGAGATCCAGAAAGTGCGTAGCCAGGAGCGGGAGCAGATCAAGGCCCTGAACAACAAATTCGCCTCCTTCATCGACAAG GTGCGCTTCCTGGAGCAGCAGAACCAGGTGCTGGAAACCAAATgggagctgctgcagcagctggacctCAACAACTGCAGGAACAACCTGGAGCCCATCTTCGAGGGCTACATCAGCAACCTGCGGAAACAGCTGGAGACGCTGTCTGGGGACCGTGTGAGGCTGGACTCGGAGCTGCGGAGTGTGCGTGACGTGGTGGAGGACTACAAGAAGAG GTACGAGGAGGAGATCAACAGACGGACAGCCGCAGAGAACGAGTTTGTGCTGTTGAAGAAG GATGTGGATGCCGCCTACGCCAACAAGGTGGAACTGCAGGCCAAGGTGGACTCCATGGATCAAGACATCAAATTCTTCAGGTGTCTCTATGAAGGC GAGATTGCTCAGATCCAGTCTCACATCAGCGACATGTCCGTCATCCTCTCCATGGACAACAACCGCAACTTGGACCTGGACAGCATCATCGATGAGATCCGCTCGCAGTACGAGGACATTGCTCTGAAGAGCAAGGCCGAGGCCGAGGCGCTGTACCAGACCAAG ttccaggagctgcagctggcagCCGGCCGGCATGGGGATGACCTCAAACACACCAAGAACGAGATTTCGGAGCTGACCCGGGTCATCCAGAGACTCCGCTCCGACATTGAGAATGCCAAGAAGCAG GCTTCTAACCTTGAGACAGCCATCGCTGACGCCGAGCAACGAGGGGACAGTGCCCTCAAGGATGCCCGGGCCAAGCTGGATGAGCTGGAGTCTGCCCTGCACCAGGCCAAGGAAGAGCTGGCCCGGATGATGCGTGACTACCAGGAGCTGATGAGTGTGAAATTGGCCCTGGACATGGAGATTGCCACCTACCGCAAGCTGCTGGAGGGCGAGGAGTGCAG GATGTCGGGAGAATATCCCTCTGCGGTCAGCATCT CCATCATCAGCAGCACCAGTGGCAGCAGCGGCTATGGCTTCCGGCCCAACACAGTCAGTGCTGGCTACGTGGCCAACAGTGGCAGCTGCATCTCGGGAGTGTGCAGCGTTCGTGGCGGTGAGGCCAGAAGCCGGGCCAGTGGCAGCGATTACAAGGATACCTTGGGCAAGGGCTCCAGTCTGAGCACCTCCTCCAAGAAAGCCAGTCGGTAG